From the Longimicrobiaceae bacterium genome, one window contains:
- a CDS encoding TIGR04283 family arsenosugar biosynthesis glycosyltransferase, with translation MYDEVRRVKDFVLGAPLVLFRMPSPLPRTRRITVVVPTLDEAEGISATLAPLQALRSRGHEVVVVDGGSGDGTAERALPLADRVLRSERGRARQQNAGARVAGGDVLLFLHADTRLPEGADRLVLEGLARSGAGWGRFDVRLTGRHPLLRVVERMISLRSRLTGIATGDQGIFVRRDWLAAVGGFPEIPLMEDVALSRALRRRGRPLCLREPVVTSSRRWETRGVLRTILLMWRLRLAYRLGADPARLAERYR, from the coding sequence ATGTACGACGAGGTTCGTAGAGTCAAGGATTTCGTTCTCGGCGCCCCGCTGGTACTCTTCCGCATGCCCTCGCCCCTCCCGCGGACACGACGGATCACGGTGGTGGTCCCCACCCTCGACGAGGCGGAGGGGATCTCCGCCACGCTCGCCCCGCTGCAGGCGCTCCGCTCTCGCGGGCACGAGGTGGTGGTGGTGGACGGGGGGAGCGGAGACGGCACGGCGGAGCGCGCCCTCCCGCTCGCGGACCGGGTGCTCCGCTCGGAGCGGGGGCGCGCCCGCCAGCAGAACGCCGGTGCGCGGGTGGCAGGGGGGGACGTTCTCCTCTTCCTGCACGCGGACACCCGCCTCCCGGAGGGCGCGGACCGGCTGGTGCTGGAGGGGCTGGCGCGGAGCGGGGCGGGGTGGGGGCGCTTCGACGTGCGCCTCACCGGGCGCCACCCCCTGCTGCGCGTGGTGGAGCGGATGATCTCGCTCCGGTCGCGGCTCACCGGGATCGCCACGGGCGACCAGGGGATCTTCGTGCGGCGGGACTGGCTCGCGGCCGTGGGAGGGTTCCCGGAGATCCCGCTGATGGAGGACGTGGCTCTCTCCCGCGCGCTGCGCCGCAGGGGCCGCCCGCTCTGCCTCCGGGAGCCGGTCGTGACCTCCAGCCGCCGCTGGGAGACCCGGGGGGTGCTCCGGACCATCCTGCTGATGTGGCGCCTGCGCCTGGCATACCGGCTGGGAGCCGACCCGGCCCGCCTGGCGGAGCGCTACCGCTGA